One window from the genome of Salisaeta longa DSM 21114 encodes:
- a CDS encoding phosphoglycerate kinase, giving the protein MPKLTLDDLDVHGKRVLVRVDFNVPLKENDDGSPRVADDTRIRAALPTIRHILDHGGKAILMSHLGRPGGQPDPSLSLACVADHLGTLIDERVRFSSNTVGDTVNEVINGMANKSVILLENTRFDPGEKSNDPAFAKALAALADLYVNDAFGAAHRAHASTAGVAEFVETAAMGRLMERELKVLTGVRDNPEHPAVAILGGAKVSDKMGVVRTLSGVVDDILIGGAMTYTFLKAAGHDVGTSRVEEDRLDQAEALRDGAGDVLHLPSDHVVAPEFAADAPATTVDGNDLPDDQMGLDIGPATIQQYSERIHNARTIIWNGPMGVFEMDAFATGTRAIAEAVAEATDNGAFSVVGGGDSVAALAEAGYTERVSHVSTGGGAMLTLLEGSPLPGVEALSDQ; this is encoded by the coding sequence ATGCCAAAGTTAACGCTTGACGACCTCGACGTGCACGGCAAGCGCGTGCTGGTGCGCGTCGACTTCAACGTGCCCCTCAAAGAAAACGACGACGGAAGCCCCCGCGTGGCCGACGACACACGCATCCGGGCCGCCTTGCCGACCATCCGGCACATTTTAGACCACGGCGGCAAGGCCATCTTGATGAGCCACCTGGGCCGGCCCGGCGGGCAACCCGATCCGTCGCTGAGCCTTGCGTGCGTCGCCGACCACCTCGGCACGCTCATCGACGAGCGCGTGCGGTTTTCGAGCAACACCGTGGGCGACACCGTGAACGAGGTCATCAACGGCATGGCCAACAAGAGCGTGATCTTGCTGGAAAACACGCGCTTCGATCCCGGCGAGAAGTCGAACGACCCGGCGTTCGCGAAAGCCCTGGCCGCGCTGGCCGACCTGTACGTCAACGATGCGTTCGGCGCGGCCCACCGCGCGCATGCCTCCACTGCGGGGGTCGCCGAGTTTGTAGAGACGGCTGCCATGGGCCGCCTCATGGAACGCGAGCTGAAGGTGCTTACCGGCGTGCGCGACAACCCCGAGCACCCGGCCGTTGCCATCCTGGGCGGCGCAAAGGTGTCCGACAAGATGGGCGTGGTCCGCACCCTCTCGGGCGTCGTGGATGACATCCTCATTGGCGGTGCCATGACCTACACCTTCCTCAAGGCCGCCGGCCACGACGTGGGCACCTCGCGCGTGGAGGAGGACCGCCTCGACCAGGCCGAGGCGCTGCGCGATGGCGCGGGCGATGTGCTGCACCTCCCGAGCGACCATGTGGTGGCCCCGGAATTCGCGGCCGACGCGCCGGCCACCACGGTGGACGGCAACGACCTGCCCGACGACCAGATGGGCCTCGACATTGGCCCGGCCACCATCCAGCAGTACAGCGAGCGCATCCACAACGCCCGCACCATCATCTGGAACGGCCCCATGGGCGTCTTTGAAATGGATGCCTTTGCCACCGGCACGCGGGCCATTGCCGAAGCGGTGGCCGAAGCCACCGACAACGGCGCGTTCTCTGTTGTGGGCGGCGGCGACTCGGTGGCCGCGCTCGCCGAGGCGGGGTACACCGAACGCGTCAGTCACGTGTCTACTGGCGGCGGCGCCATGCTCACGCTGCTCGAAGGCAGCCCCCTGCCCGGCGTAGAGGCCCTCTCCGACCAGTAA
- a CDS encoding mechanosensitive ion channel family protein, with product MLAQLQQFTDRLTDVGLWQTLLTTGLRIAVILVLAVVGLRLIKRFTNSWTERSQDLEKDNPRRLRIATLSNLIQSAAHYIIWPLALIMILSEVNIDVGALLATAGIAGLAVGFGAQTLVKDVISGIFLLFDDIIHVGDLVRMGNETGTVEEIGVRLIKIRKFDGELLMVPAGDLRTFGNKNIGFARAIVEVGLSYDQDIDAILPIMEHVARSWAEVNQAILLEEEPQVQAITLMGDSSLTARIVVQVKPGEQFAAERDLRVRLKRAFDEHEVTIPFPQRTLRIINDEEKPPRAPKAAADQEAPGTAAPDGASD from the coding sequence ATGCTTGCCCAACTGCAACAATTCACCGACCGCCTCACCGACGTCGGCCTCTGGCAGACCCTGCTTACCACCGGGCTGCGCATTGCCGTTATCCTGGTGCTAGCGGTGGTGGGGCTCCGCCTGATCAAGCGCTTTACCAACAGCTGGACCGAACGGAGCCAAGACCTGGAAAAAGACAACCCCCGGCGGCTGCGCATCGCCACGCTCAGCAACCTCATCCAGTCCGCGGCCCACTACATCATCTGGCCGCTGGCGCTCATCATGATACTGAGCGAGGTAAACATCGACGTGGGCGCGCTCCTGGCTACGGCCGGCATCGCCGGACTCGCCGTGGGCTTTGGCGCGCAGACGCTCGTCAAAGACGTCATCAGCGGCATCTTCCTCCTGTTCGACGACATCATTCACGTGGGCGACCTCGTGCGGATGGGCAACGAGACGGGCACCGTCGAGGAGATTGGCGTACGCCTCATCAAAATCCGCAAGTTCGATGGCGAGCTTCTCATGGTGCCTGCCGGCGACCTCCGCACCTTCGGTAACAAAAACATCGGCTTCGCGCGGGCCATCGTGGAAGTGGGGCTGTCGTATGACCAAGACATCGACGCCATCTTGCCCATCATGGAGCATGTGGCCCGAAGCTGGGCGGAGGTGAACCAGGCCATTCTGCTAGAAGAAGAGCCGCAGGTGCAGGCTATTACTCTCATGGGCGACTCGTCGCTCACCGCCCGCATCGTGGTGCAGGTGAAGCCCGGCGAACAGTTTGCCGCCGAGCGCGACCTGCGCGTCCGGTTGAAGCGGGCCTTCGACGAACACGAGGTGACGATCCCCTTCCCACAACGCACGCTGCGCATCATCAACGATGAAGAGAAGCCGCCGCGCGCGCCGAAGGCCGCCGCCGACCAAGAAGCCCCCGGCACGGCCGCACCCGACGGCGCCTCCGATTAG
- a CDS encoding carboxymuconolactone decarboxylase family protein: protein MPTPEITSTDADDVRAAARERYGVVPSFFESMNPYTGAPAAVYMTADATLMQGVLTPREKQVILLTMARYHHSRYDAVVHAYMAQKVGLSLETIDALLGGTPPAEPRLKALVEATLTSCEERGWLDESTQQALADRGVGRGALYEIFALIGMKTFSAFTEHMARPAIDGPLQAMADQLSNLPSKPDQIKRERLFLG, encoded by the coding sequence ATGCCAACACCCGAGATTACCAGCACCGACGCCGACGACGTGCGTGCCGCTGCGCGCGAGCGTTACGGCGTCGTACCGAGCTTCTTTGAATCGATGAACCCGTACACGGGTGCTCCGGCGGCGGTGTACATGACGGCCGACGCGACCCTCATGCAGGGCGTGCTCACACCCAGAGAGAAGCAGGTCATCCTCCTCACGATGGCCCGCTATCATCACAGCCGCTACGATGCGGTGGTGCACGCCTACATGGCCCAGAAGGTGGGCCTATCGCTTGAAACCATCGATGCGCTGCTTGGCGGCACGCCGCCCGCGGAGCCCCGCCTCAAGGCGCTCGTCGAGGCCACCCTCACGTCGTGCGAGGAACGCGGCTGGCTCGATGAGTCCACGCAGCAGGCCCTCGCCGACCGGGGCGTTGGGCGCGGCGCGCTGTACGAGATTTTTGCGCTCATCGGGATGAAGACGTTCTCGGCATTTACCGAGCACATGGCGCGCCCCGCCATCGACGGTCCGCTGCAGGCAATGGCCGACCAGCTCTCCAACCTGCCCTCGAAGCCCGATCAGATCAAGCGCGAGCGGTTGTTTCTCGGATAG
- a CDS encoding dimethylarginine dimethylaminohydrolase family protein: protein MVYSSPDALDFQLADCPALPAPQRALLTTPAYFDVAYVINPHMEGHAGTVNKDVAWQQWKALRATYTALDFEPLVLDGVEGLPDMVFCANQTLPYRRPNGTRGVVLSRMHAPQRADEVAHYADFLGRHGYEVTPLPDAVDSDFEGMGDAIWHPNRYLLWGGYGFRTDRAAYEALAELLDVRVLALRLHDPDFYHLDTCFSVLSEDTVLIYPDAFDAASCDLIHALFANVLEAPGHEARELFACNAHCPDGTHVIIQEGCTGTNARLSAAGFVPVPVDTSEFLKSGGSVFCMKQMLF from the coding sequence ATGGTCTACTCCAGCCCCGACGCGCTCGACTTTCAGCTCGCGGATTGCCCCGCACTGCCCGCTCCGCAGCGCGCCCTCCTTACCACACCGGCCTACTTCGACGTCGCGTACGTCATCAATCCACACATGGAGGGCCACGCGGGCACCGTCAACAAAGATGTGGCGTGGCAACAGTGGAAGGCGTTGCGCGCCACGTACACGGCCCTCGATTTTGAGCCGCTCGTGCTCGACGGTGTCGAAGGCCTACCCGACATGGTGTTTTGCGCCAACCAGACGCTGCCCTACCGCCGGCCCAACGGCACCCGCGGCGTCGTTTTAAGCCGGATGCACGCCCCCCAGCGCGCCGACGAGGTGGCCCATTACGCCGACTTTTTGGGCCGCCACGGCTACGAAGTGACGCCGTTGCCAGACGCCGTCGACTCCGACTTTGAGGGCATGGGCGATGCCATCTGGCACCCGAACCGCTACCTGCTGTGGGGCGGCTACGGCTTCCGCACCGACCGGGCGGCCTACGAGGCCCTTGCCGAACTTTTGGATGTGCGCGTGCTGGCCCTTCGCCTCCACGACCCCGACTTCTACCACCTCGACACGTGCTTCAGCGTCCTCAGCGAGGATACGGTGCTGATCTACCCCGACGCGTTTGATGCTGCGAGCTGCGATCTCATCCACGCCCTGTTTGCCAACGTGCTGGAGGCGCCTGGCCACGAAGCCCGCGAGCTTTTTGCGTGCAACGCGCACTGCCCCGACGGCACGCACGTCATCATTCAGGAAGGGTGCACGGGCACAAACGCCCGCCTCTCGGCCGCCGGGTTTGTGCCGGTGCCGGTGGATACCAGCGAGTTCTTGAAGTCGGGCGGCTCGGTGTTTTGCATGAAGCAGATGCTCTTTTGA
- the bshA gene encoding N-acetyl-alpha-D-glucosaminyl L-malate synthase BshA, whose translation MKIGITCYPTYGGSGVVATELGKALANNGHEVHFISSSIPFRLSHVTGNIFFHEVNVLSYPLFEYPPYTLSLTSKMVDIAKHAQLDLMHVHYAIPHAASAVLARQTLAAEGIHMPVVTTLHGTDITLIGQDPSFAPVVTYSINASDGVTAVSDYLRRETHEHFNITTDIEVIPNFIDTDRFHRMDKEHFKQALCPNGEKVMVHVSNFRPVKNATQVVEVFARLVKNDGLHVKLLLVGDGPDRSTAERRARDLGVYGDVRFLGKQDPVEEILSIADVFMMPSGSETFGLAALEAMACGVPVVASNIGGIPELVRDGTDGFLNELDDVDGLTASARKLLTDDALHTTMANAARTRAEETFDISRIVPRYEAYYETVRERALSKA comes from the coding sequence ATGAAGATCGGCATCACGTGTTATCCCACCTATGGCGGCAGTGGCGTAGTGGCCACCGAGTTAGGCAAAGCGCTCGCCAACAACGGACACGAGGTGCACTTTATCTCGTCGTCTATTCCCTTTCGCCTGTCGCACGTAACGGGCAACATCTTTTTTCACGAAGTCAACGTGCTGTCGTACCCGCTGTTTGAGTACCCGCCGTACACGCTCTCCCTGACGAGCAAGATGGTGGATATTGCCAAGCATGCCCAGCTAGACTTGATGCACGTGCACTACGCCATTCCGCACGCAGCCAGCGCCGTGCTTGCCCGGCAAACGCTGGCCGCCGAAGGCATTCACATGCCCGTCGTCACTACGCTGCACGGCACCGACATCACGCTGATTGGGCAAGATCCCTCGTTTGCGCCCGTGGTTACGTACAGCATCAACGCATCCGACGGCGTCACCGCGGTGTCCGACTACCTCCGCCGCGAGACGCACGAGCACTTCAACATCACGACGGACATCGAGGTCATTCCCAACTTCATCGACACCGATCGCTTCCATCGGATGGACAAGGAGCACTTTAAGCAGGCCCTGTGTCCGAATGGAGAAAAGGTGATGGTGCACGTGTCAAACTTCCGGCCCGTCAAAAACGCGACGCAGGTGGTCGAGGTCTTTGCGCGGCTCGTCAAGAACGATGGCCTGCACGTGAAGCTGCTGCTGGTGGGCGACGGCCCCGACCGCTCGACGGCCGAGCGGCGCGCCCGCGACCTGGGGGTGTACGGCGATGTGCGCTTTTTGGGCAAGCAAGACCCGGTGGAGGAAATCCTCTCCATTGCCGACGTGTTCATGATGCCCAGCGGCTCCGAGACGTTTGGCTTGGCCGCGCTGGAGGCCATGGCGTGCGGCGTGCCGGTGGTTGCAAGCAACATCGGCGGCATCCCCGAGCTGGTGCGCGACGGCACCGACGGCTTCCTGAACGAGCTGGATGACGTAGACGGCCTTACGGCGTCGGCGCGGAAGCTACTCACCGACGATGCGCTGCACACCACCATGGCCAACGCCGCCCGCACGCGTGCCGAAGAAACCTTCGACATCTCGCGCATCGTGCCGCGCTACGAGGCCTACTACGAAACCGTGCGCGAACGCGCCCTCAGCAAAGCGTAA
- a CDS encoding CBS domain-containing protein: MGEQNVHADTSDASRRAFTQHLIQDVRALEAMLDADAFETETRRIGAEQELFMVDERGEPAPIIEEVLARNTDPRIVTELTRFNIEFNMDPLVYGGSCFADMEAATNDLMDTVRELVRAAGGDIAMVGILPTAHLSDFTLDYITPRPRYYALNDALNRLRGGPGQYQIRGVDELFVKHDSIMLEGCNTSFQTHFQVTPDEFPRFYNFAQAIAAPCLAAATNSPLLFGKRLWRETRIALFQQAVDTRSTNLYLREMSPRVHFGSGWVQESVTEIFKEDISRFRVLITTDADEAPMERLERGEVPALKALQLHNGTVYRWNRACYGITDGKPHLRIENRILPSGPTVADEIANAAFWFGMVGGMAQRYDDVSAIMDFDDAHHNFIAAARHGLASQFVWLDGRKRPAHDVILNDLLDLARDGLDARGIATDDIDRYLGIIEARVSSGQTGSQWQLDSLASMHGSGSRAERLGAITRAMVDRQVEGAPVHTWPLATLGDAYTPANVRTTHVEDYMSTDLFTVHEEESIEFVAFLMDCQRIRHVLVEDEQHRLVGLVSHRALLRHLSEREQTPDGGVPVREIMVTDPVSIPPDTPTMEAIQLMRDRKIGALPVVREDQLVGIITERDFIEIAGNILEGGDANEAAAEAS, encoded by the coding sequence ATGGGAGAGCAAAACGTACATGCCGACACAAGCGACGCATCGCGGCGCGCGTTTACACAGCACCTCATTCAAGATGTACGTGCGTTAGAGGCGATGCTCGATGCTGATGCCTTCGAGACGGAGACCCGGCGCATTGGGGCCGAGCAAGAACTCTTTATGGTGGATGAGCGCGGTGAGCCGGCGCCCATCATTGAGGAGGTGCTGGCGCGCAACACCGACCCGCGCATCGTCACCGAGCTGACGCGCTTCAACATCGAGTTCAACATGGATCCGCTCGTGTACGGCGGGTCGTGTTTTGCCGACATGGAGGCCGCGACGAACGACCTGATGGACACCGTGCGGGAGCTGGTGCGCGCCGCGGGGGGCGACATTGCCATGGTGGGCATTTTGCCCACGGCGCACCTGTCCGACTTTACGCTCGATTACATCACGCCGCGCCCGCGATACTACGCGCTCAACGATGCCCTCAACCGGCTGCGCGGCGGCCCCGGCCAGTACCAGATTCGCGGCGTCGACGAGCTGTTTGTGAAGCACGACTCGATCATGCTGGAGGGCTGCAATACCAGCTTCCAGACGCATTTTCAAGTGACGCCGGACGAGTTTCCGCGCTTCTACAACTTTGCGCAGGCCATCGCTGCGCCGTGCCTGGCGGCAGCTACAAACTCTCCGCTGCTCTTTGGCAAGCGGCTCTGGCGTGAGACGCGCATCGCGCTGTTTCAGCAGGCTGTAGACACGCGTTCGACGAACCTGTACCTGCGCGAGATGAGTCCGCGGGTGCACTTTGGAAGCGGCTGGGTGCAGGAGTCGGTCACGGAGATCTTCAAAGAAGACATCTCGCGCTTTCGGGTGCTCATTACGACGGATGCCGACGAGGCGCCGATGGAGCGGCTGGAGCGCGGCGAGGTGCCCGCATTGAAGGCCCTGCAACTGCATAATGGCACGGTGTACCGCTGGAACCGCGCGTGCTACGGCATCACCGATGGGAAGCCGCATCTGCGCATCGAAAATCGTATTTTGCCCTCCGGCCCCACCGTCGCCGACGAGATTGCGAATGCGGCCTTCTGGTTTGGCATGGTGGGCGGCATGGCGCAGCGCTACGACGATGTATCGGCCATCATGGATTTCGACGACGCCCACCACAACTTCATCGCGGCGGCGCGGCACGGGCTGGCGTCGCAGTTTGTGTGGCTCGATGGGCGGAAGCGCCCGGCCCACGACGTTATCCTGAACGACCTCTTGGATCTGGCGCGCGACGGGCTCGACGCCCGCGGCATTGCCACCGACGACATCGACCGGTACCTGGGCATCATCGAGGCGCGCGTGTCCTCGGGCCAAACCGGCTCACAGTGGCAGCTCGATTCCCTCGCGTCGATGCACGGCAGCGGGTCGCGGGCCGAACGCCTGGGGGCCATCACGCGGGCCATGGTCGACCGTCAGGTGGAGGGCGCGCCGGTGCACACCTGGCCGCTGGCCACGCTGGGCGATGCCTACACGCCGGCCAACGTGCGCACAACCCACGTGGAAGACTACATGAGCACGGATCTGTTTACCGTGCACGAGGAGGAGTCGATCGAGTTTGTGGCCTTCCTGATGGATTGCCAGCGCATCCGGCACGTGCTGGTAGAGGATGAGCAGCACCGCCTGGTGGGGCTTGTGAGCCATCGTGCCCTGCTCCGGCACCTCTCCGAGCGCGAGCAGACGCCGGACGGGGGCGTGCCCGTGCGCGAGATCATGGTTACCGACCCGGTGTCCATTCCGCCCGATACGCCCACCATGGAGGCCATCCAGCTGATGCGCGACCGCAAGATCGGTGCCCTGCCCGTGGTGCGCGAGGATCAGCTGGTGGGCATCATCACCGAGCGCGACTTCATTGAGATTGCCGGCAATATCTTGGAGGGCGGCGACGCCAACGAAGCAGCGGCAGAGGCGTCGTAG
- a CDS encoding tetratricopeptide repeat protein, producing the protein MSTLQSPKPASAPSTEETRDPTLADRAVDTWFYIQSHQRAILAGFAVVLAVGLGIVGYIYYMQQQQVEANQKLGQILPTYETGNYQQALDGSGDRMGLVAIANTYDGTAAGNLASFYAATALFRTEQYDQALTYYQQFEKTDGVLGAAALAGQASIHEDRGDYAKAAQLYMDAANYHKSKLTTPDYLLEAGRAYTLAGQYEEAEAAYKQIQEAYPESPEAQDAPRFLARLEAKRAS; encoded by the coding sequence ATGTCCACGTTGCAATCGCCGAAGCCCGCTTCTGCGCCGTCCACCGAAGAGACGCGCGACCCCACATTGGCCGATCGGGCTGTTGACACCTGGTTTTACATCCAGTCGCACCAGCGCGCTATTCTGGCCGGGTTTGCTGTGGTGCTTGCGGTGGGGCTGGGCATCGTGGGGTACATCTACTACATGCAGCAGCAGCAGGTGGAGGCCAACCAGAAGCTGGGGCAGATTTTGCCGACGTACGAGACGGGCAACTACCAGCAAGCGCTGGACGGCAGCGGCGACCGGATGGGCCTCGTGGCCATTGCCAACACGTACGACGGCACGGCGGCGGGCAACCTCGCTTCGTTTTACGCGGCCACCGCGCTCTTCCGCACCGAACAGTACGATCAGGCGCTCACCTACTACCAGCAGTTTGAGAAGACCGACGGTGTGCTGGGGGCGGCCGCGCTGGCCGGGCAGGCGTCGATCCACGAAGATCGCGGCGACTACGCGAAGGCCGCGCAGCTTTACATGGACGCGGCCAACTACCACAAGAGCAAGCTCACCACGCCCGATTATTTGCTAGAGGCGGGCCGTGCTTACACGCTGGCCGGGCAGTATGAAGAGGCTGAGGCCGCGTATAAGCAGATTCAGGAGGCGTACCCAGAGAGCCCCGAGGCCCAAGACGCCCCGCGGTTTCTCGCGCGCCTCGAAGCGAAGCGGGCGTCGTAA
- the gap gene encoding type I glyceraldehyde-3-phosphate dehydrogenase, with the protein MPIKLGINGFGRIGRLVFRSILERDTDAFDIVGINDLTDAHTLATLFKYDSTHGVYPGDVTLEGDELVVDGDRFTVFSERDPANLPWGDLDCDVVVESTGVFRTREGAQKHIAAGAQKVVISAPAKSEVDATVVLGVNDDILTGDETIISNASCTTNCLAPLVKVLDDAFGIEHGLMTTVHAYTSSQNIVDGPHKDLRRARTAAESIIPTTTGAAKAVELVLPHLEGRLDGMAMRVPTPDGSITDLTAELSEDVSIEAVNEAFAEAAAGRMQGVLEYSEAPLVSRDIIHNPHSCIFDAPSTMKSGPLVKVVGWYDNEWGYASRTVDAVQALMDAAA; encoded by the coding sequence ATGCCTATCAAACTCGGCATTAATGGCTTTGGCCGCATCGGCCGCCTGGTCTTTCGCTCCATTCTTGAGCGCGATACCGACGCCTTCGACATCGTTGGCATCAACGACCTGACCGACGCCCACACGCTGGCCACCCTCTTCAAGTACGACTCGACGCACGGCGTATACCCCGGCGACGTCACGCTTGAGGGCGACGAACTGGTGGTTGACGGCGATCGCTTCACCGTCTTTAGCGAGCGCGATCCGGCCAACCTCCCCTGGGGCGACCTCGACTGCGACGTGGTCGTGGAGTCGACCGGCGTCTTTCGCACCCGCGAGGGCGCACAGAAGCACATCGCCGCGGGCGCCCAAAAGGTCGTGATCAGCGCGCCGGCCAAGAGCGAAGTGGACGCCACGGTGGTGCTGGGCGTGAACGACGACATCCTGACCGGCGACGAGACCATCATCTCGAACGCGAGCTGCACCACCAATTGCCTCGCGCCCCTCGTGAAGGTGCTGGACGATGCCTTCGGGATTGAGCACGGCCTCATGACCACCGTGCATGCTTACACCTCGTCGCAGAACATTGTGGATGGCCCGCACAAAGACCTGCGCCGTGCGCGCACCGCGGCCGAGTCGATCATCCCGACGACCACCGGCGCCGCAAAGGCGGTGGAGCTGGTGCTCCCGCACCTCGAAGGCCGCCTCGACGGCATGGCCATGCGCGTGCCCACGCCGGATGGATCGATCACCGACCTCACCGCTGAGCTGAGCGAAGACGTTTCCATCGAAGCGGTTAATGAGGCGTTTGCGGAAGCCGCCGCGGGCCGCATGCAGGGCGTCCTGGAATACAGCGAAGCCCCGCTGGTCTCGCGCGACATCATCCACAACCCTCACTCGTGCATCTTCGATGCGCCGTCCACCATGAAGAGCGGTCCGCTCGTTAAGGTGGTGGGCTGGTACGATAACGAATGGGGCTACGCCAGCCGCACCGTGGATGCCGTACAGGCCCTCATGGATGCCGCCGCGTAA
- a CDS encoding porin family protein, translated as MFRTASRVFRWTIALLLLSSAALVPAQAQTIGVAGGLNFNDLSDASISQEAPENATGYHVGLFADFGLGPVALRPGIFYTQTGRFDYDNLGANFPDNADDFQLNLVEVPVDVRLNVLPLPLVKPYVFAGPVLRFASADEDAFDEAVEDVSLAGNAGLGVEINVPVIGVTLFPEFRYAFGLTKVADFEALGTQFNTTDSPELNAYMIRLGIGF; from the coding sequence ATGTTTCGTACCGCATCTCGTGTTTTTCGCTGGACGATCGCCCTGCTCCTGCTAAGTAGCGCGGCCCTCGTCCCGGCGCAGGCCCAAACCATTGGCGTGGCCGGCGGGCTGAACTTCAACGACCTCTCCGACGCGTCCATCAGCCAAGAAGCGCCCGAAAACGCCACCGGCTACCACGTGGGCCTGTTTGCCGATTTTGGGCTGGGGCCGGTTGCGCTGCGTCCGGGCATCTTCTACACCCAAACCGGGCGGTTCGACTACGACAACCTCGGGGCAAACTTTCCGGATAACGCAGACGATTTCCAGCTGAACCTCGTGGAGGTGCCGGTGGATGTGCGCCTGAATGTGCTGCCGCTGCCGCTGGTGAAGCCGTACGTTTTTGCGGGGCCGGTGCTGCGCTTTGCAAGCGCCGACGAGGACGCGTTCGACGAGGCGGTGGAGGACGTGAGCCTTGCAGGCAACGCGGGCCTCGGCGTGGAAATAAACGTGCCGGTGATTGGCGTGACGCTGTTTCCGGAGTTTCGGTATGCGTTTGGGCTCACCAAGGTGGCCGACTTTGAAGCGCTGGGCACCCAGTTTAATACCACCGATTCGCCCGAGCTCAATGCCTACATGATTCGACTGGGTATTGGATTTTAG
- a CDS encoding carboxymuconolactone decarboxylase family protein, giving the protein MPTIDEEREAVREYAREKYGGFVPNQIKVLNAYSPSAARTYTATMDLMNHGRLAGPEREAVILTISRYNDCHYCARTHAKLGRDAGLSKAAIEAIHRGGLPEEPRLRTIVRATRLILDKRGWLSDEEMQQLDDEGIGRMELFEINALIGLKIFSNYVNHIAQTEVDDIVMQDPEIQEMWPVLKDMSIPGRPDPEA; this is encoded by the coding sequence ATGCCGACGATTGACGAAGAACGCGAAGCCGTCCGCGAATACGCCCGCGAGAAGTACGGGGGCTTCGTTCCAAACCAGATTAAGGTGCTGAATGCCTACAGCCCCTCGGCGGCGCGCACCTACACCGCCACGATGGACCTGATGAACCACGGGCGCCTTGCGGGCCCCGAGCGGGAGGCCGTCATCTTAACGATTTCGCGGTACAACGACTGCCACTACTGCGCCCGCACCCACGCCAAACTGGGGCGCGATGCGGGGCTGTCGAAGGCGGCCATCGAGGCCATTCACCGGGGCGGGCTGCCCGAGGAGCCGCGGCTGCGCACCATCGTGCGGGCTACGCGCCTGATCCTCGACAAGCGCGGCTGGCTCTCGGACGAGGAGATGCAGCAGCTCGATGATGAGGGCATTGGCCGCATGGAGCTGTTCGAGATCAACGCGCTCATCGGGCTCAAAATCTTTAGCAACTACGTCAACCACATCGCCCAAACCGAAGTGGACGACATCGTGATGCAGGACCCAGAGATACAGGAGATGTGGCCCGTACTGAAAGACATGAGCATCCCCGGCCGCCCCGACCCCGAGGCGTAG
- a CDS encoding ribonuclease HII, with the protein MMQYERRLWSDGYAHIAGLDEAGRGCLAGPVVAAAVILPEGCVLEHVQDSKTLSDAKRRTARAEIEAKACAVAVGQCSPEEIDELNILRAALTAMHRAAEACDPAPDLLLVDGNQRIVGAPWPQHTIVKGDAKSQSIAAASIIAKTTRDDLMHALHETHPHYGWNTNVGYPTKQHYEGLAARGATSHHRQSFRLFKNT; encoded by the coding sequence ATGATGCAATACGAACGCCGCCTGTGGTCCGATGGCTATGCGCACATTGCCGGACTGGACGAGGCCGGGCGCGGATGCCTCGCGGGCCCCGTGGTGGCGGCGGCCGTCATTCTGCCGGAGGGCTGCGTGCTAGAGCACGTGCAAGACAGCAAAACGCTCTCGGATGCCAAGCGCCGCACGGCCCGCGCCGAGATTGAGGCGAAGGCCTGTGCCGTGGCGGTGGGGCAATGCTCGCCGGAGGAAATTGACGAACTGAACATCTTGCGGGCGGCGCTTACGGCCATGCACCGGGCGGCCGAAGCATGCGACCCGGCCCCCGATCTTTTGCTAGTGGACGGCAATCAGCGGATTGTGGGCGCGCCGTGGCCGCAGCACACCATCGTGAAGGGCGACGCCAAGAGCCAGTCGATTGCAGCGGCGTCCATCATCGCCAAAACCACACGCGACGATTTGATGCACGCCCTGCACGAGACGCATCCGCACTACGGCTGGAATACCAACGTGGGCTATCCCACCAAACAGCACTACGAGGGCCTCGCGGCGCGCGGAGCCACCTCGCATCACCGCCAGTCCTTCCGGCTGTTCAAGAACACGTAG